From the genome of Leptospiraceae bacterium, one region includes:
- a CDS encoding ubiquinone/menaquinone biosynthesis methyltransferase, with amino-acid sequence MAGFKMPQVEKKADFVRDNFNIIAEKYDLFNDMNTFFLHRYWKNTVVRKIKTHFQNRPFTCLDLCCGTGDISLRFHQNSPAEKVYSVDFSENMLSIARERLKHFPSAVVQIGDATELKDFQDESLDAISIGFGLRNVNHLDKALSEIFRVLKPGGIFINLDVGKVKNRFIRVFADFYFFKIVPLMGYLIWGGKNEMFDYLPVSSLHYPAQAELKQRMETTGFIDVAFTDYVFGNVSLHSGVKPG; translated from the coding sequence ATGGCCGGATTTAAAATGCCACAGGTAGAAAAAAAAGCAGATTTCGTTCGGGATAATTTCAATATAATAGCTGAAAAATATGACCTGTTTAACGACATGAATACCTTTTTCCTGCACAGATACTGGAAAAATACCGTTGTTAGAAAAATCAAAACTCACTTTCAGAATCGACCTTTTACCTGTCTGGATCTTTGTTGCGGTACCGGAGATATTTCCCTTCGTTTTCATCAAAATAGTCCTGCGGAAAAAGTATATTCCGTAGACTTTTCCGAAAATATGCTTTCCATAGCCAGAGAAAGGCTGAAACATTTTCCTTCTGCTGTTGTTCAAATTGGAGATGCTACGGAACTTAAGGACTTTCAAGATGAAAGCCTCGATGCAATAAGCATAGGTTTTGGACTTCGGAATGTAAACCATCTGGACAAAGCCCTTTCTGAAATTTTTCGGGTTTTGAAACCCGGAGGCATCTTTATTAATCTGGATGTAGGAAAGGTTAAAAACCGGTTTATCCGTGTCTTTGCCGATTTCTATTTTTTCAAAATCGTTCCTCTAATGGGTTATCTTATCTGGGGAGGAAAAAATGAAATGTTTGATTATCTGCCGGTTTCTTCCCTGCACTATCCGGCTCAGGCCGAATTAAAGCAAAGAATGGAAACTACGGGTTTTATAGATGTGGCATTTACTGATTATGTATTTGGAAATGTAAGTCTTCACAGTGGAGTAAAGCCAGGATGA
- a CDS encoding biliverdin-producing heme oxygenase — MKLSQMLREGTKEVHLQLELSRFIGLLFKGELEKGKYIQYLSYLFELYSCLEEGLFQNKNHPYLSKVYSESLFRKGNIESDLIFFQKQTQKSDLESLISYRERIKKLSDSSPLLLVSHAYVRYMGDLSGGQLLRKKVSETYGLIQQGLSFFQFPEDSKILKERFRDGLDSIELSGEQKDEVLREAIYTFQLNFQFFKELELKLLPKE, encoded by the coding sequence ATGAAACTCTCTCAAATGTTAAGAGAAGGTACAAAGGAAGTCCACCTTCAATTAGAACTCAGCCGTTTTATCGGCCTTTTATTTAAGGGTGAACTGGAGAAAGGAAAATACATTCAGTATCTTTCTTATCTGTTTGAGTTATATTCCTGTCTTGAAGAAGGTTTATTTCAGAATAAAAACCATCCTTATCTTTCCAAAGTTTACTCTGAAAGCCTCTTCAGAAAAGGAAATATCGAATCAGACTTGATTTTTTTTCAGAAACAAACCCAAAAAAGCGATCTGGAAAGCCTTATCTCTTATCGGGAAAGAATAAAGAAACTATCCGATTCTTCTCCTCTCCTATTAGTCTCACATGCTTATGTTCGTTACATGGGAGACTTATCCGGAGGGCAACTTCTTAGAAAAAAAGTTTCCGAAACCTACGGGCTCATACAACAGGGGCTTTCTTTTTTTCAGTTCCCGGAAGATTCCAAAATTCTAAAAGAACGATTTCGAGATGGTCTGGATTCAATTGAACTTTCAGGGGAACAAAAAGACGAGGTGCTGAGAGAAGCTATTTATACCTTTCAGCTCAACTTCCAATTCTTTAAAGAACTGGAACTTAAGCTTCTTCCGAAGGAATAG
- a CDS encoding HU family DNA-binding protein, which translates to MTIVKMGALSKPELIAELASRMETTKKQAGEFLDTFVNLAYEETRTHGSFVIPGIGKLEIKRKAKNNRARNPKTGEVVKVPAKNIVRFTLFRSCKQTILPPKK; encoded by the coding sequence ATGACTATAGTAAAAATGGGAGCCTTGAGTAAGCCGGAACTTATAGCAGAATTGGCTTCTCGTATGGAAACTACTAAAAAACAGGCGGGAGAATTCTTAGATACTTTTGTAAACCTGGCCTATGAAGAAACAAGAACTCATGGTTCTTTTGTAATTCCCGGTATAGGAAAGCTGGAAATTAAAAGAAAGGCTAAAAATAACAGGGCAAGGAATCCAAAAACCGGAGAAGTGGTGAAAGTTCCTGCAAAAAATATTGTAAGATTTACCCTGTTTCGTTCCTGTAAACAAACGATACTTCCACCTAAAAAATAA
- a CDS encoding ATP-binding protein yields the protein MEELKKKLSKLEYDNKILQDELLAVEKSPYLPKTLARLHYSVTLRRDEILKNEFGASINEKQGSLYEIKNQLRKYAPLIGLDPDIARITVTEAIQNIIEHGHGSYAHIEMEINNLATNPYMKMSFKHEMKPGQQYTLTQIEENAKKGDINSEYFDFEDARGRGEFLMKELTDERQIINGVELDDNGEKIHYFKRILINYRDPKGPRMETSFDEIREEIDRLDTDDVVCYFHTDHKQARLNSITVITNKSEDHRVRKIMEEAGFSLSHRDTYSRTLFSSYKPLKDVTREEIEHLFVKIRKLVQAEVEYKHGNVEF from the coding sequence ATCGAAGAATTAAAAAAGAAATTAAGTAAGTTAGAATACGATAATAAAATCCTTCAGGATGAATTACTGGCTGTAGAAAAATCACCTTACTTACCCAAGACCCTGGCTCGCTTGCATTACTCCGTGACTTTAAGAAGAGATGAAATTCTTAAAAATGAGTTTGGAGCCAGCATCAATGAGAAACAGGGTTCTCTGTATGAAATCAAAAACCAATTACGGAAATATGCACCACTCATTGGTTTAGACCCGGATATTGCTCGTATAACCGTAACAGAAGCGATTCAAAATATCATAGAACACGGTCATGGTAGCTATGCTCATATCGAAATGGAGATTAATAACCTCGCAACAAATCCTTACATGAAAATGTCTTTCAAACATGAAATGAAACCGGGTCAACAGTACACCCTTACCCAGATAGAAGAAAATGCAAAGAAAGGAGATATAAATTCTGAGTACTTCGATTTTGAAGATGCAAGAGGGCGGGGTGAATTTCTAATGAAAGAACTTACCGATGAAAGGCAAATTATTAACGGTGTAGAACTGGACGATAATGGAGAAAAGATTCACTACTTCAAAAGAATCCTGATTAACTATCGGGATCCTAAAGGACCGAGGATGGAAACCAGCTTTGATGAAATTCGGGAAGAAATAGACAGGCTGGATACAGATGATGTTGTTTGTTATTTTCATACCGATCATAAGCAGGCACGTCTGAATTCTATCACAGTCATAACCAATAAATCAGAAGATCATAGGGTTCGAAAAATTATGGAAGAAGCCGGTTTTTCTTTATCCCATCGTGATACTTATTCCAGAACCCTGTTTTCTTCTTATAAACCTTTGAAAGATGTTACCCGTGAAGAAATAGAACATCTATTTGTAAAAATCCGCAAACTGGTTCAGGCCGAGGTAGAATACAAGCACGGGAATGTAGAATTTTAA
- a CDS encoding SpoIIE family protein phosphatase, protein MLYNEVGLYYMKYIFVFLYFLVFSVSLKSMSLETKAGQQWFYLQKELQPLLYFQEFKKGKEAFHWKRTEVPANLASIDKSMRMGKGIWLRTSFALPKNLQSNSLSIKLGVISDVDIAYINGKKIGSSGIAGLVKPQAYDKLRIYSVPESHINKDGENLLLIYIESKYFSDYLGILEGPIRIDSTEKLLSEFYFQEYVKIILNTVYITFGAYFLFLFLRRRKEKENFMFALFSLILVFYLLFRNQLKYGFGWDFITLKKFEYLVLISPITPFYHFLRYFFGFKYYKIIRILDISIGLVFLYYLLFAEIKDMSFIFLYIVFPLWMIYLSYGFFGLIQQVRNKNRDAIYMFSGQIVIILALVLDTLTTWYIIQIPRLMNYAFFLYILSLAVVLANRFVRLHEEVEELNDNLEQKVKARTEELSLSLSEINQLKIQQDGDYFLTHLLLLPLSGNGNFSKVYKTEMFLRQKKQFEFRGRQYSIGGDTCITDNLILEGKEYIFFANGDAMGKSIQGAGGALVFGVMINAILKRNKQKKDENKNIKQWLYETFNELQSLFESFEGSMLMSVVMGLVEEESGELYFLNAEHPYTVLYRDGIARFIEEDDYLKKLGFPDNMDFFTIKTFQLLEGDVLFIGSDGRDDIRLYQENGEMNYDETLFLKTVEESGGELSEIYNLSSRKGMISDDFSLLKISA, encoded by the coding sequence ATGCTTTATAATGAAGTGGGTTTATACTATATGAAATATATATTTGTGTTCTTATACTTTCTTGTTTTTTCGGTTTCGCTTAAATCTATGAGTCTCGAAACGAAAGCAGGACAACAATGGTTTTACCTGCAAAAAGAGCTTCAACCTCTCCTCTACTTTCAAGAATTTAAAAAAGGAAAGGAGGCTTTTCATTGGAAGCGAACTGAAGTTCCCGCTAATTTAGCATCTATAGATAAATCTATGCGAATGGGAAAAGGAATTTGGCTTAGGACCTCTTTTGCCTTACCCAAAAATTTACAATCTAATTCTTTGAGCATCAAGTTAGGAGTAATCAGCGATGTAGATATAGCTTATATAAATGGAAAGAAAATTGGGTCTTCCGGGATTGCGGGTCTTGTTAAACCTCAGGCTTATGATAAGCTTCGAATTTACTCGGTTCCGGAATCTCACATAAATAAGGATGGAGAAAATCTACTTCTGATTTATATAGAGAGTAAATATTTTTCTGATTATCTCGGAATCCTTGAAGGGCCTATTCGAATTGATTCTACGGAAAAACTTTTATCAGAATTCTATTTTCAAGAATACGTAAAAATAATATTAAACACTGTGTATATAACTTTTGGTGCATATTTCTTATTCTTATTTCTTCGCAGAAGGAAAGAAAAAGAAAATTTTATGTTTGCCCTGTTTTCATTGATTCTTGTGTTTTACTTGCTTTTTAGAAACCAGCTTAAGTATGGATTTGGTTGGGATTTTATTACTTTGAAGAAATTCGAGTATCTTGTTTTGATCTCTCCGATAACACCATTTTATCACTTTCTTCGCTATTTCTTTGGATTTAAATATTATAAGATTATTCGAATATTGGACATTTCCATAGGATTAGTTTTCTTATATTACCTTCTATTCGCTGAAATAAAAGATATGAGTTTTATCTTTTTATATATAGTATTTCCCTTATGGATGATATACCTGAGTTATGGGTTTTTTGGACTTATTCAACAGGTTCGAAATAAAAACCGGGATGCCATCTACATGTTTTCCGGACAGATAGTGATAATCTTAGCACTTGTTCTGGATACACTTACTACCTGGTATATTATTCAGATTCCGAGACTTATGAACTATGCTTTTTTTCTATATATATTAAGTCTCGCTGTTGTCCTGGCAAATCGCTTTGTGAGGCTTCATGAGGAAGTTGAAGAATTGAATGATAACCTGGAACAAAAAGTTAAAGCTCGGACAGAAGAATTGAGCTTATCTCTCTCTGAGATAAACCAATTAAAAATTCAGCAGGATGGAGATTACTTTTTAACCCACCTTTTATTGTTACCTCTTTCCGGCAATGGTAATTTCAGCAAGGTTTATAAAACTGAAATGTTCTTAAGGCAAAAAAAGCAATTTGAATTCCGCGGAAGACAGTATTCTATTGGTGGAGATACCTGTATTACAGATAATCTGATTCTGGAAGGAAAGGAATATATCTTTTTTGCAAATGGAGATGCTATGGGTAAATCCATACAGGGAGCCGGTGGAGCCCTGGTTTTTGGGGTTATGATTAATGCAATTTTAAAAAGAAATAAACAAAAGAAAGATGAAAATAAGAATATAAAACAATGGCTATATGAAACTTTTAATGAGCTTCAATCTTTGTTTGAAAGTTTTGAAGGCTCTATGTTGATGTCGGTTGTAATGGGATTAGTCGAAGAAGAAAGTGGAGAACTTTACTTTTTGAACGCGGAACATCCCTATACGGTTCTATATAGAGATGGAATTGCTCGCTTCATTGAGGAGGATGATTACTTAAAAAAGCTTGGTTTTCCGGATAACATGGATTTTTTTACCATTAAAACATTTCAACTATTGGAGGGGGATGTTTTATTTATAGGTTCTGATGGACGGGATGATATTCGCCTTTATCAAGAAAATGGAGAAATGAATTATGATGAAACTCTTTTCTTAAAAACAGTCGAGGAATCCGGAGGAGAACTTTCTGAAATCTATAATCTCTCTTCCCGTAAAGGAATGATAAGCGACGATTTCAGTCTTTTAAAAATTTCGGCCTGA
- a CDS encoding bacteriohemerythrin — protein sequence MYRFFINKIRELKIITRFSITVVFSVIVILSGIIGVSYASYHQNLEIKNSSNLIEHILRKDNLIPQERTSLILKELNSHKIKMSKDIDAFLYTSLFYFTFIFVIILLVFYLIYHELVLPLHRVFSVTNQMAEGNFNYGIKVKVMDEIGELLQSIQIIRIMFRSFFSQVIEVSNQINDSANTMMEFADDFTKSSNNLTRTASDSANSIKSLYETSIYITEIINSQVTQLERIHESIQNLSEVSTTIEEEFNHLLSISMISANRSEEGKVNIASVKQSMYEIKESSAAINNIMNLITDISDQINLLALNASIESARAGDAGRGFSVVAQEVSRLADKTAERAKEIKTFIKSTNLAIESGVQKVEETSATINEILNNSQELDSKIKMTIKDVQDQAQKTRNLNSDLEEMAKKSQNIISEVIRQKDSTEHMKIIIDAASEDAKKLSHASTIILQLGKDKLRTSKFLKTAASEFTMDTSDIVQWDESFSVHVTELDEEHKNLIQILNQLFKAIHNNETKEKLNGILESLIQYTIKHFESEEKFMRSISYPDLNRHIEEHRKLTKDVVEYKKEFDLGIETISFELLDFLRKWLTKHILHSDKKYYQYLFVKGKLT from the coding sequence ATGTACCGTTTTTTTATCAACAAAATACGCGAATTAAAGATTATAACGCGTTTTTCCATTACTGTGGTTTTTTCGGTAATCGTTATTCTTTCCGGAATAATCGGAGTATCTTATGCCAGCTATCATCAAAATTTAGAAATAAAAAATTCTTCGAACCTCATTGAGCACATACTAAGAAAAGACAATCTAATCCCACAGGAAAGGACAAGCCTTATTTTAAAAGAATTAAATTCCCATAAGATAAAAATGTCCAAAGATATAGACGCTTTTCTTTATACTTCCCTCTTTTATTTCACCTTTATATTTGTTATCATTCTCCTGGTTTTTTATTTAATCTATCATGAATTGGTCCTACCTCTACATCGGGTTTTTTCGGTAACAAACCAGATGGCAGAAGGTAATTTCAATTATGGAATAAAAGTTAAAGTGATGGATGAAATTGGTGAATTACTACAGTCGATACAAATAATCCGAATCATGTTTCGAAGCTTTTTTTCGCAGGTTATCGAGGTTTCTAACCAGATAAATGATTCAGCAAATACAATGATGGAATTTGCTGATGATTTTACGAAATCCTCAAATAATCTAACTCGAACAGCATCTGATTCTGCAAACTCTATAAAATCTCTTTATGAAACTTCAATCTATATTACTGAAATTATAAACTCACAGGTAACACAATTAGAACGAATTCATGAAAGTATACAGAACCTTTCTGAGGTCAGTACTACTATAGAAGAAGAATTTAACCACCTACTCTCTATATCCATGATTTCTGCAAACCGTTCCGAGGAAGGCAAGGTAAATATAGCATCTGTAAAACAGAGTATGTATGAAATCAAAGAAAGCTCTGCTGCTATTAATAACATCATGAATCTGATTACCGATATATCAGACCAAATAAATCTTCTTGCCTTAAATGCCTCCATTGAATCGGCAAGAGCTGGTGATGCGGGAAGAGGTTTCTCGGTTGTCGCTCAGGAAGTATCCAGGTTAGCAGACAAAACAGCCGAAAGAGCCAAAGAGATAAAGACTTTTATTAAATCCACCAATCTTGCGATAGAATCCGGTGTTCAAAAAGTAGAAGAGACCTCTGCAACAATTAATGAAATATTAAATAATTCTCAGGAATTGGATTCTAAAATCAAAATGACAATTAAAGATGTGCAAGATCAGGCCCAAAAAACAAGGAACCTGAATAGCGATCTGGAAGAAATGGCCAAGAAATCTCAAAACATCATTTCTGAAGTAATTCGTCAAAAAGATTCTACAGAACATATGAAAATTATAATCGACGCCGCATCAGAGGATGCAAAGAAACTGTCCCATGCTTCAACGATAATTTTACAATTAGGAAAAGATAAACTAAGAACATCCAAATTCTTAAAAACAGCAGCCAGTGAGTTTACTATGGATACCAGCGATATTGTTCAATGGGATGAAAGCTTCAGTGTCCATGTTACTGAATTAGATGAAGAACATAAAAATTTAATTCAGATTTTGAATCAACTTTTCAAAGCCATTCATAATAATGAAACCAAAGAAAAGCTTAACGGTATCCTCGAATCTCTAATTCAATATACAATTAAGCATTTTGAAAGCGAAGAGAAATTCATGCGATCCATTTCCTATCCTGATCTTAACAGACATATTGAAGAACACAGAAAACTGACAAAGGATGTAGTAGAGTATAAAAAAGAATTTGATTTAGGAATCGAAACTATTAGTTTTGAGCTCCTCGATTTTCTTCGAAAATGGCTCACAAAACATATTCTACACTCAGATAAAAAATACTACCAGTATCTTTTCGTAAAAGGTAAACTTACTTAA
- the argB gene encoding acetylglutamate kinase, protein MKKHLDKVKNILEALPYITEFAGKTIVVKYGGAAMVHEELKESFARDIVLLKYLGINPVIVHGGGPFINTMLKDLKVESEFVRGHRRTDVRTMEVVEMVLSGTINKQIASLISSKGGKAVGISGRDAKLCIGEKYMPEIADGNGKLEKVDIGLVGSITRVNTKLIDALLSKNFIPVISPISESENGDVLNVNADNVAGAIAGALNAEKLILLTDTEGIIIEGKPQSVMKRTEVEHFKESGEISGGMIPKVDCCLKAMDDGVHKAHIIDGRVEHSVLLELLTDTGVGTLITPE, encoded by the coding sequence ATGAAAAAGCACCTTGATAAAGTAAAGAATATTTTAGAAGCACTTCCTTATATTACGGAATTTGCGGGTAAAACAATTGTTGTAAAATATGGCGGAGCTGCCATGGTCCATGAAGAACTTAAAGAATCTTTTGCCAGAGATATTGTTCTTCTGAAGTATCTGGGTATAAATCCTGTAATTGTACATGGTGGAGGGCCTTTTATTAATACAATGCTAAAAGACCTAAAAGTCGAATCTGAATTTGTTAGAGGACACAGAAGGACAGATGTTAGAACAATGGAAGTTGTGGAAATGGTTCTCTCTGGTACTATCAATAAACAAATAGCCAGTCTCATCAGTAGTAAAGGTGGAAAAGCGGTAGGGATTTCGGGTAGAGATGCAAAGCTTTGTATCGGAGAAAAATATATGCCTGAAATAGCCGATGGAAATGGGAAACTTGAAAAAGTGGATATAGGTCTTGTAGGTTCTATAACAAGAGTAAATACAAAACTTATTGATGCTTTACTGTCAAAAAACTTTATTCCGGTTATTTCACCTATCAGTGAGTCAGAAAATGGAGACGTGTTAAATGTAAATGCTGATAATGTGGCCGGTGCCATAGCCGGAGCCTTAAATGCGGAGAAGCTAATTCTTTTAACCGATACAGAAGGTATCATAATTGAGGGTAAACCACAGAGCGTAATGAAGAGAACCGAAGTGGAGCATTTTAAGGAGAGTGGAGAAATTTCAGGTGGTATGATTCCAAAAGTTGATTGTTGTTTAAAAGCGATGGATGATGGAGTTCATAAAGCTCATATTATTGATGGAAGAGTAGAGCATTCCGTTTTACTGGAATTATTAACTGACACAGGGGTTGGAACGCTCATCACTCCCGAATAA
- a CDS encoding CZB domain-containing protein: protein MDNQSEIEQWKYRFNEFLKKYKENNLSSEEVLEKSFEFFLQWKHDIIETSNNLAVSLLKFPQQIQNVVESKDRLLTISDRNASTSQDLASSSEELEANLDRILENTENANRIAERTERNAREIGHNLDRLQNLTKNLNADSIQLKSDNSQMLSEIQNLNHFTGELALSIRDIREISDTTKILAVNALIESAHAGEMGKGFAVVADRVSELSKKTKSIVEDINEKFLTLFEKLKSWSQILLQQIGNVDGNIDNLNHILESIEANSQKLSDTQESFIEIQSVYKDIQLALKEIRNGSDILTKSSIHLSDSSTKIQEESVYINEQLEFISEEIQDVVRSITNQNASWLHEFILARKHDHVLWVRDLEKAIQDQDIHSIPEMDHRKCKLGMWYYSAAIKDPRQEKVHRSMEEPHMRLHSAAKIICEFIKEGNLEAIEREREKLAENYKNIISCFHDYETYLESRILEKLS, encoded by the coding sequence ATGGATAACCAAAGTGAAATTGAACAATGGAAGTATCGATTTAACGAGTTCCTGAAGAAATATAAAGAAAATAATTTATCTTCTGAAGAAGTTTTAGAAAAATCATTTGAGTTTTTTTTACAATGGAAACATGACATAATAGAGACATCTAATAATTTAGCTGTTTCACTTTTAAAATTTCCGCAGCAGATTCAAAACGTAGTAGAATCAAAGGACAGGTTATTAACTATATCGGATAGAAACGCATCTACTTCTCAGGATCTGGCCAGTTCATCGGAAGAATTAGAAGCAAACCTGGATAGAATTTTAGAAAATACCGAAAATGCCAACCGAATCGCAGAAAGAACGGAACGCAATGCTCGTGAAATCGGGCATAACCTCGATCGATTACAAAATCTAACGAAAAATTTAAATGCAGATTCAATACAATTAAAAAGTGATAACTCCCAAATGCTTTCGGAAATCCAAAACCTAAATCATTTCACCGGTGAGCTTGCTTTAAGTATTCGAGATATTAGAGAAATCTCAGACACAACAAAAATTTTAGCAGTAAATGCTTTAATTGAATCGGCACATGCCGGTGAAATGGGAAAAGGTTTTGCTGTTGTTGCAGATAGAGTTTCTGAATTATCAAAAAAGACTAAATCTATAGTAGAGGATATTAATGAAAAATTTTTAACTTTATTTGAAAAACTGAAAAGCTGGAGTCAAATCCTTCTTCAGCAAATAGGAAATGTGGATGGAAATATAGATAATTTAAACCATATTCTTGAAAGCATAGAGGCGAACTCCCAAAAACTCTCAGACACACAGGAAAGCTTTATTGAAATACAATCGGTTTATAAAGATATACAATTAGCATTAAAGGAAATCAGGAATGGTTCTGATATATTAACAAAAAGTTCTATTCACCTTTCTGATTCTTCAACAAAAATTCAGGAAGAGAGTGTATATATAAACGAACAACTTGAATTTATTAGTGAAGAAATTCAAGATGTTGTTCGGAGTATTACGAATCAGAATGCTTCCTGGTTACACGAATTTATTCTGGCTCGAAAGCATGATCATGTTTTATGGGTTCGTGATTTAGAGAAAGCGATACAGGATCAAGATATTCATTCCATCCCGGAAATGGATCATAGAAAATGCAAACTGGGAATGTGGTATTATTCGGCTGCTATAAAAGATCCACGACAGGAAAAAGTTCATCGTTCTATGGAAGAACCGCATATGCGATTACATAGTGCAGCAAAAATCATTTGTGAATTCATAAAAGAGGGAAATTTAGAAGCGATAGAGCGGGAAAGAGAAAAGTTGGCTGAGAATTATAAAAACATTATTTCTTGTTTTCATGACTATGAAACGTATCTTGAAAGTCGGATTCTTGAAAAACTTTCGTAA
- a CDS encoding DUF2505 family protein encodes MKYTVTHKFNYPLSDLLAAREDRYKHLDRFPDLKNITLIDERKEGNKIFQKRKISLVGSLPPVMANMLEEAALLEESVFDTETNTHDFKLFPPKNEKVVTIKGTSLYSETSSSTSQRSYEVEVKSSVFIVGGLIETAIEEIHKHSLEKDKNSILKFLQDKTETNAG; translated from the coding sequence ATGAAATATACAGTCACACATAAATTCAATTATCCTTTAAGTGATTTGTTGGCGGCCAGAGAGGATAGATATAAGCACCTTGATAGGTTTCCCGATCTTAAAAATATTACGCTTATAGATGAAAGAAAAGAAGGTAATAAGATTTTTCAAAAGAGGAAAATTAGTCTTGTAGGTTCTCTTCCTCCCGTAATGGCCAATATGCTGGAAGAAGCAGCTCTATTGGAAGAGTCGGTTTTTGATACGGAAACAAATACTCATGACTTTAAGCTTTTCCCTCCAAAAAATGAAAAAGTTGTTACAATAAAAGGAACAAGCCTCTACTCTGAAACCTCTTCCAGTACATCTCAACGTTCTTATGAGGTAGAAGTGAAATCTTCCGTATTTATTGTAGGAGGGTTAATAGAAACAGCTATAGAAGAAATTCATAAACATAGCCTGGAAAAAGACAAAAATTCTATTTTAAAATTTTTACAGGATAAAACTGAAACAAACGCAGGATAA
- a CDS encoding glycosyltransferase: MKDTYLTLLYIDKPETSLPETVKTISKYTEICLLDDYSEKGCREFLVHLQETYPESITILRMEAKSGLSKTLQKGMKYAAEKGYNYIITFDTDSSYDAESITSFLAHPPCDLVIGKRENQTNAPLLRRLLAFTTTRIMNYCMVDSLMNVVGPNLEDCTSSFRRYSYRAFNLLAKKELESSEEDFHIESLFIIQQNYGNVDEVEIPYLYKKNSPWTSKSMQNSLNYSLRLFKKKFGFKA; this comes from the coding sequence ATGAAAGATACCTACCTGACCTTGCTTTACATAGATAAACCGGAAACAAGCCTCCCGGAAACCGTTAAAACCATTAGCAAGTATACAGAAATCTGTCTCTTAGATGATTATTCCGAAAAGGGATGCAGGGAATTTCTGGTTCATTTACAAGAGACCTATCCTGAATCTATAACAATCCTTAGGATGGAAGCTAAATCAGGCTTATCAAAAACCCTTCAAAAAGGCATGAAGTATGCAGCAGAGAAAGGGTATAATTATATTATTACTTTTGATACAGACAGCTCTTATGATGCAGAATCCATTACCTCTTTTTTAGCACATCCTCCCTGTGACCTGGTTATAGGAAAACGTGAAAACCAGACAAATGCTCCACTTCTTCGAAGATTGCTGGCGTTTACTACCACCCGTATCATGAATTATTGTATGGTAGATAGTTTGATGAATGTAGTCGGTCCAAATCTTGAAGATTGCACTTCCAGTTTTCGAAGGTATTCATATCGTGCCTTTAATCTACTGGCAAAAAAAGAATTGGAATCTAGTGAGGAGGATTTCCATATAGAAAGCCTTTTTATTATACAGCAGAATTATGGAAATGTAGATGAAGTAGAAATTCCTTACTTGTATAAGAAAAATTCTCCCTGGACTTCTAAGTCTATGCAAAATTCTTTGAATTATTCTCTTCGTCTTTTTAAAAAGAAATTTGGTTTTAAGGCTTAA
- a CDS encoding C40 family peptidase, which produces MRMIYKLGFSLLLLSFLFSLLGDGLSLKDKRALVKEARRLGTLGIRYAASWKAPGETKARTMDCSGTAQYLYKHVLNKDISRSSYSQYQDLIKVNRIKDVPMKAGKIDVDKLKKELRTGDLLFWVNTHDDIPADRNPPVSHVMVYLGIDKDGNMKMGGSHTFEKGETSQRGGPDVFFFKPDASIGCVHSVKGNRKSPCIKGKESRFMAYGMPE; this is translated from the coding sequence ATGAGAATGATTTATAAATTAGGATTTAGCTTGCTTCTTTTAAGTTTTCTTTTTTCTTTATTAGGAGATGGTTTAAGCTTGAAGGATAAGCGTGCCCTGGTCAAAGAAGCTCGAAGGCTTGGAACTCTCGGGATTCGGTATGCTGCTTCCTGGAAAGCACCCGGTGAGACAAAGGCAAGAACAATGGATTGTTCCGGAACCGCTCAATATCTATATAAGCATGTTCTAAATAAAGATATCTCAAGGAGTTCTTATTCGCAATATCAAGACCTGATAAAAGTCAATAGGATTAAAGATGTGCCTATGAAAGCCGGAAAAATAGATGTGGACAAATTAAAAAAAGAACTACGCACCGGAGATCTACTTTTCTGGGTGAATACGCATGATGATATTCCTGCTGATAGGAATCCTCCGGTCAGTCATGTTATGGTTTATTTAGGAATTGATAAAGATGGAAATATGAAAATGGGAGGCTCTCATACATTCGAGAAGGGCGAAACCAGCCAGAGAGGAGGGCCGGATGTATTCTTTTTCAAGCCGGATGCCTCTATTGGCTGTGTCCATTCCGTAAAAGGAAATCGGAAAAGTCCCTGTATAAAGGGAAAAGAAAGTCGATTTATGGCTTATGGTATGCCGGAATAG